The following proteins are co-located in the Drosophila albomicans strain 15112-1751.03 unplaced genomic scaffold, ASM965048v2 ctg37_pilon, whole genome shotgun sequence genome:
- the LOC117573099 gene encoding ADP-ribosylation factor-like protein 4C isoform X1 produces the protein MGATMTKNGNLLESLPSQGTLHVVMLGLDSAGKTTALYRLKFDQYLNTVPTIGFNCEKVQGTLGKAKGVHFLVWDVGGQEKLRPLWRSYTRCTDGILFVVDSVDTERMEEAKMELMRTAKCPDNQGVPVLILANKQDLPNACCPKELEKLLGLHELQNPIGNVLSPTGTGSTACHSKPQDKSSMDNDALNQFNLHHVNMITDLDKKKHEYKANKTFSENLQDESRSKTKGPSLQVSISPKTENTSSQFVINHNRLNPSSSSIYLKGWYIQPACAITGEGLQEGLNALYDMILKRRKINKSHKKNKR, from the exons atgggGGCTACAATgacaaaaaatggaaatctaTTGGAGTCCTTACCATCACAG GGAACTCTTCATGTAGTTATGCTAGGCTTGGATTCTGCTGGAAAAACAACAGCGCTTTATAGACTTAAGTTTGATCAGTATTTAAACACAGTTCCAACAATTGGATTTAACTGCGAAAAG GTACAAGGGACGTTAGGGAAGGCAAAGGGTGTTCATTTTCTTGTCTGGGACGTAGGAGGACAAGAAAAACTTCGGCCGTTGTGGCGAAGTTACACTCG aTGTACAGATGGAATTTTATtcgttgtagattctgtagacACTGAACGCATGGAAGAAGCCAAAATGGAATTAATGCGAACAGCGAAATGTCCAGATAATCAG GGTGTCCCTGTACTTATTTTAGCTAATAAACAAGATTTACCTAACGCATGTTGTCCTAAAGAACTTGAAAAGCTATTAGGTCTACATGAATTGCAAAATCCAATAGGGAATGTATTGAGCCCAACAGGTACAGGGAGCACTGCCTGTCATAGCAAACCGCAAGACAAAAGTTCTATGGATAATGATGCATTAAACCAATTCAATTTACACCATGTCAATATGATAACTGAtcttgacaaaaaaaaacatgaataCAAAGCAAATAAGACATTTTCTGAAAATTTACAGGATGAATCACGAAGTAAAACTAAAGGTCCAAGCTTGCAAGTTTCAATATCGCCTAAAACAGAAAACACCAGCTCGcaatttgtaataaatcaCAATAGATTAAATCCATCTTCTTCGTCAATTTATCTAAAAGGATGGTACATTCAGCCCGCATGTGCTATAACCGGTGAAGGTCTACAAGAAGGGTTAAATGCATTATACGATATGATCTTAAAACGTCGTAAAATCAATAAGtcgcataaaaaaaataaacggtaa
- the LOC117573099 gene encoding ADP-ribosylation factor-like protein 4C isoform X2, with protein MLGLDSAGKTTALYRLKFDQYLNTVPTIGFNCEKVQGTLGKAKGVHFLVWDVGGQEKLRPLWRSYTRCTDGILFVVDSVDTERMEEAKMELMRTAKCPDNQGVPVLILANKQDLPNACCPKELEKLLGLHELQNPIGNVLSPTGTGSTACHSKPQDKSSMDNDALNQFNLHHVNMITDLDKKKHEYKANKTFSENLQDESRSKTKGPSLQVSISPKTENTSSQFVINHNRLNPSSSSIYLKGWYIQPACAITGEGLQEGLNALYDMILKRRKINKSHKKNKR; from the exons ATGCTAGGCTTGGATTCTGCTGGAAAAACAACAGCGCTTTATAGACTTAAGTTTGATCAGTATTTAAACACAGTTCCAACAATTGGATTTAACTGCGAAAAG GTACAAGGGACGTTAGGGAAGGCAAAGGGTGTTCATTTTCTTGTCTGGGACGTAGGAGGACAAGAAAAACTTCGGCCGTTGTGGCGAAGTTACACTCG aTGTACAGATGGAATTTTATtcgttgtagattctgtagacACTGAACGCATGGAAGAAGCCAAAATGGAATTAATGCGAACAGCGAAATGTCCAGATAATCAG GGTGTCCCTGTACTTATTTTAGCTAATAAACAAGATTTACCTAACGCATGTTGTCCTAAAGAACTTGAAAAGCTATTAGGTCTACATGAATTGCAAAATCCAATAGGGAATGTATTGAGCCCAACAGGTACAGGGAGCACTGCCTGTCATAGCAAACCGCAAGACAAAAGTTCTATGGATAATGATGCATTAAACCAATTCAATTTACACCATGTCAATATGATAACTGAtcttgacaaaaaaaaacatgaataCAAAGCAAATAAGACATTTTCTGAAAATTTACAGGATGAATCACGAAGTAAAACTAAAGGTCCAAGCTTGCAAGTTTCAATATCGCCTAAAACAGAAAACACCAGCTCGcaatttgtaataaatcaCAATAGATTAAATCCATCTTCTTCGTCAATTTATCTAAAAGGATGGTACATTCAGCCCGCATGTGCTATAACCGGTGAAGGTCTACAAGAAGGGTTAAATGCATTATACGATATGATCTTAAAACGTCGTAAAATCAATAAGtcgcataaaaaaaataaacggtaa